In one Desulfoferula mesophila genomic region, the following are encoded:
- the dsrO gene encoding sulfate reduction electron transfer complex DsrMKJOP subunit DsrO produces MGVDRRKFLKLAGVSAALGLGGTAGFQLLKPGSLDAAERMPTPYQMVFPSEQGNSDVTPNPERLKGRRWGMLIDMRKLTPAKAQAAIEACNYYHNVPKIPGKQEIKWIWTAPYPNVFPETENRWADPDIKNAQFITMCNHCNNPPCVRVCPTKATFQREDGVVMMDMHRCIGCRFCMAGCPYGSRSFNFRDPRPFIKKEYPLYPTRTKGVVEKCTFCTERLAVGKLPYCSEASGGAMVFGDVDDAGSELRQLLRKRYSIRRKPNLGTDPQVYYLV; encoded by the coding sequence ATGGGTGTGGATAGGAGAAAGTTCTTAAAACTCGCCGGGGTCTCGGCCGCCCTGGGTCTGGGGGGCACTGCCGGTTTCCAGCTGCTCAAGCCCGGCTCCCTGGACGCTGCCGAGCGCATGCCCACCCCCTATCAAATGGTGTTCCCCTCGGAGCAGGGCAATTCGGACGTCACGCCCAACCCCGAGCGTCTCAAGGGGCGCCGCTGGGGCATGTTGATCGACATGCGCAAACTGACTCCCGCCAAGGCGCAGGCGGCCATCGAGGCTTGCAACTACTACCACAACGTTCCCAAGATTCCGGGCAAGCAAGAGATCAAGTGGATCTGGACGGCCCCTTATCCCAACGTCTTTCCCGAGACCGAGAACCGCTGGGCCGACCCGGATATAAAGAACGCACAGTTCATCACCATGTGCAACCACTGCAACAACCCTCCCTGCGTGCGGGTGTGCCCCACCAAGGCCACCTTCCAGCGCGAGGACGGGGTCGTAATGATGGACATGCACCGCTGCATCGGCTGCCGTTTCTGCATGGCCGGTTGCCCCTACGGCTCACGGAGCTTCAACTTCCGCGACCCGCGGCCCTTCATCAAGAAGGAGTACCCGCTCTACCCCACCCGCACCAAGGGTGTGGTGGAAAAGTGCACCTTCTGTACCGAGCGCCTGGCGGTGGGCAAGCTGCCTTACTGCTCCGAGGCCAGCGGCGGGGCCATGGTCTTTGGTGACGTGGACGATGCCGGCAGCGAGCTGCGTCAACTGCTGCGCAAGCGCTACAGCATCCGCCGTAAACCCAACCTGGGCACTGATCCCCAGGTCTATTACCTGGTGTAG
- a CDS encoding universal stress protein produces the protein MQDCKVEIKRVAAAIDFSDYSEITFSYALAEARAHGAELVVVNVINVRGLDVLDRLSAEGYDLGGKQGYLERVEAERREAFEKDYLPSAQGVATKVIIIDGHPHEELIKFLRDENISLMVMGTKGRSNLAGALFGSTAEKVFRRAPCPVLSVRGPEHCRLP, from the coding sequence ATGCAGGATTGCAAAGTGGAGATCAAGAGGGTAGCCGCGGCCATCGACTTTAGCGATTATTCCGAGATCACCTTCAGTTACGCCCTGGCAGAGGCCCGGGCTCACGGGGCGGAGCTGGTGGTGGTGAACGTGATTAACGTAAGGGGCCTGGACGTATTGGACCGGCTGAGCGCCGAGGGTTACGACCTGGGCGGCAAGCAAGGGTACCTGGAGCGGGTGGAGGCCGAGCGCCGCGAGGCCTTTGAAAAGGATTATCTGCCCTCGGCCCAGGGCGTGGCCACCAAGGTGATCATCATCGACGGCCACCCCCATGAGGAGCTAATCAAGTTCCTGCGCGACGAAAACATTTCCCTGATGGTCATGGGCACCAAGGGCCGCAGCAACCTGGCCGGAGCCCTGTTCGGCTCCACGGCGGAAAAGGTCTTCCGCCGCGCCCCCTGCCCGGTGCTGTCGGTGCGCGGGCCGGAGCACTGCCGCCTGCCCTAG
- the dsrJ gene encoding sulfate reduction electron transfer complex DsrMKJOP subunit DsrJ, which yields MYDSGKIITGLVIFVAIFTYPLWSNLGAAAPVPKPQLPPKNVATQCVADTNYMRTSHMVMLNVWRDDVVRRGDRLYHSANGKTYNMSLTNTCLECHSDKAKFCDQCHNYLAVAPFCWDCHLVPEPKEKK from the coding sequence ATGTACGACAGCGGCAAAATCATTACCGGCCTGGTCATCTTCGTGGCCATCTTCACCTACCCCTTGTGGAGCAACCTGGGCGCGGCGGCCCCGGTCCCCAAACCGCAGCTTCCGCCCAAGAACGTGGCCACCCAATGCGTGGCGGACACCAACTACATGCGCACCAGCCACATGGTCATGCTCAACGTCTGGCGCGACGACGTGGTGCGCAGGGGTGACCGGCTCTACCACTCGGCCAACGGCAAGACCTACAACATGAGCTTGACCAACACCTGCCTGGAGTGCCACTCCGACAAGGCCAAGTTCTGCGACCAGTGCCACAACTATCTGGCCGTGGCCCCATTCTGCTGGGACTGCCACTTGGTGCCCGAGCCCAAGGAGAAGAAGTGA
- the dsrP gene encoding sulfate reduction electron transfer complex DsrMKJOP subunit DsrP — MLEKALSGSKLYWTWLIALLVVVGAGFGAYLVQYNKGLMITGMSRDVSWGFYIAQFTFLVGVAASAVMLVLPYYLHHYKTFGRITILGEFLAIASVIMCILFITVDLGKPSRILNVMIHPTPNSILFWDMIVLNGYLIINLVAGWVTLESERKNVPPPGWIKFVIYLSIPWAVSIHTVTAFLYAGLPGRGFWLTAIMAPRFLASAFAAGPAVLILLGYLVKKLTRFDAGREAFETLAKIVCYAIILHIFFFLLEVFTVAYSAIPSHTSHLQYLYFGLHGHSMLVPWVWTALACGLTAIVLLVNPRTRQNPTILPIACVLVFICTWIDKGMAMISGGFVPNPLHEITEYSPTGLELMITIGVYAAGMLVLTILYKVALGVKAEEEAV, encoded by the coding sequence ATGCTTGAAAAGGCTTTAAGCGGAAGCAAGCTGTACTGGACCTGGCTCATCGCCCTTCTCGTCGTAGTCGGGGCCGGCTTTGGGGCCTATCTGGTGCAGTACAACAAAGGCCTTATGATCACCGGCATGAGCCGGGACGTTTCCTGGGGCTTTTACATCGCACAGTTCACCTTCCTGGTCGGCGTGGCCGCCTCGGCGGTGATGTTGGTGCTGCCTTACTACCTGCACCATTACAAGACCTTCGGGCGCATCACCATCCTGGGCGAGTTCTTGGCCATCGCCTCGGTGATCATGTGCATCCTGTTCATCACGGTGGACCTTGGTAAACCCAGCCGTATCCTGAACGTGATGATCCACCCCACGCCCAACTCCATCCTGTTCTGGGACATGATCGTCTTGAACGGCTACCTGATCATCAACCTGGTGGCCGGTTGGGTAACCCTGGAGTCGGAGCGCAAGAACGTGCCTCCGCCGGGCTGGATCAAGTTCGTCATCTACCTGTCCATCCCCTGGGCGGTGTCCATCCACACCGTGACCGCCTTCTTGTATGCCGGTCTGCCCGGCCGCGGCTTCTGGCTCACCGCCATCATGGCCCCCCGCTTCTTGGCCTCGGCCTTCGCCGCCGGCCCCGCGGTGCTGATCCTGCTGGGCTACCTGGTCAAAAAGCTCACCCGCTTCGACGCGGGCCGCGAGGCCTTCGAGACGCTGGCCAAGATCGTGTGCTACGCCATCATCCTGCACATCTTCTTCTTCCTGCTGGAGGTGTTCACGGTGGCTTACAGCGCCATTCCCAGCCACACCTCTCACCTGCAATACCTGTACTTCGGGTTGCACGGGCACAGCATGCTGGTGCCCTGGGTGTGGACGGCCCTGGCCTGCGGCCTGACCGCGATCGTGCTGCTGGTAAACCCGCGCACCCGCCAGAACCCGACCATCCTGCCCATCGCCTGCGTGCTGGTGTTTATCTGCACCTGGATCGACAAGGGCATGGCCATGATCTCCGGCGGCTTCGTGCCCAACCCGCTGCATGAGATCACCGAGTACTCGCCCACCGGCTTGGAGCTGATGATCACCATCGGCGTTTACGCCGCCGGCATGCTGGTGCTCACCATCCTCTACAAGGTGGCCCTGGGCGTGAAGGCGGAGGAAGAGGCGGTTTAG
- a CDS encoding tyrosine-type recombinase/integrase, which translates to MSVHRRKDGIWFAKWREKGKERRRYFGKEGEEEARRWDAQKAQAEANRANGDITLVELASHYFDAKVDDLHPLTRKAIIAYLRDAAATFAEKPCELITKQDLQTLRKNLSHLKPATRNKAQTYLSAIMNWGVEQELIIRNPWAGARKLKEQAYRVTSNLEDFKAIRKEAAPHLAWAIDVSLNLALRPGSVELLSLKWDCFNWKHGYVQIRQGKGGGVKRAQMNPSFLARAKKRYHDDKSKGIPWVVHYKGHKIKSLRTAWRAAKRRAGYQDHPIRLYDIRHIAVSEMLAGGGDPAAVQHQAGHKDLSTTLNIYGHVLEGAQKRAVKLLPDLGNDESGDKR; encoded by the coding sequence ATGTCAGTACATAGGAGGAAGGATGGCATATGGTTTGCCAAATGGCGTGAGAAGGGTAAGGAGCGAAGACGATATTTTGGCAAAGAGGGCGAAGAGGAAGCCAGGCGATGGGATGCTCAGAAGGCCCAAGCTGAAGCAAATAGGGCTAATGGCGATATCACATTGGTGGAGCTTGCTTCTCATTACTTCGACGCTAAAGTCGACGACCTACACCCTCTGACCCGAAAAGCGATCATCGCCTATCTGCGCGATGCTGCTGCTACGTTCGCAGAAAAGCCCTGTGAGCTCATCACCAAACAGGATCTCCAGACCCTGAGGAAAAACCTCAGCCATCTAAAACCAGCAACGAGGAACAAGGCCCAGACGTACCTATCGGCAATTATGAATTGGGGGGTCGAGCAGGAGTTGATCATCCGCAACCCCTGGGCTGGGGCGAGAAAGCTCAAAGAACAGGCCTACAGAGTGACCTCCAACCTGGAAGACTTCAAAGCAATTCGTAAAGAGGCTGCTCCCCATCTTGCATGGGCGATCGATGTTAGTTTAAATTTGGCCCTACGTCCCGGCTCGGTTGAACTGCTCTCCCTGAAATGGGATTGCTTCAATTGGAAACACGGATATGTGCAGATCAGGCAGGGAAAGGGAGGAGGGGTCAAGAGAGCCCAGATGAACCCTTCCTTTCTGGCAAGAGCAAAAAAGCGTTACCACGACGACAAGTCGAAGGGAATCCCGTGGGTGGTGCACTATAAGGGCCATAAGATAAAGAGTCTTAGAACGGCTTGGAGGGCAGCTAAGCGTAGGGCGGGGTACCAGGATCATCCAATAAGGCTTTACGACATTAGGCACATAGCTGTGTCTGAGATGTTAGCCGGAGGTGGAGACCCAGCTGCTGTTCAGCACCAGGCTGGCCATAAGGATCTCAGTACCACTCTGAACATATATGGCCATGTGCTTGAGGGAGCCCAGAAGAGGGCGGTAAAACTACTCCCAGATTTGGGAAATGACGAAAGTGGTGACAAAAGGTGA
- the dsrK gene encoding sulfate reduction electron transfer complex DsrMKJOP subunit DsrK, translating into MAAKTPSPTVVGQIDHHPPAKGWMDTKPEFKPGNFLYAAKASALETVGLPNPRDWSPTDDDWKLPADWKGIVREGMAERLQRFRSFKLFMDICVRCGACADKCHFFIGSGDPKNMPVLRAELIRSIYRGEMKTAGKILGKLAGGRKLTEDVIKEWFYYFFQCTECRRCSVFCPYGIDTAEITIIAREIINLLGCNIDWIASPVANCFMTGNHLGLKPHTFKENIEYLLDDIEEYVGVRIEPSFNRKGAEILFVTPSGDVFAEPGIFTLMGYLMLFEHIGLDYTWSTYASEGGNFGFFTSHEMMKRLNAKMYAESKRLGVKWILGGECGHMWRVVHQYMDTLNGPADWLEMPVSPLTGTRFENAASTKMVHITEFTADLIKNNKLKLDPSQNDHIIPTFHDSCNTSRGMGMLEEPRYVLNNVCNNFVDMAPQVTRENTFCCGSGSGLNAGEYLEMRFRGGLPRANAVKRVHEDHGVNMLSCVCAIDRAVFPALMDYWVPGVGVCGLSELVANALVMEGQGEREYNLRGEENPSYKPPAEEEAPAEAGEEGEE; encoded by the coding sequence ATGGCTGCCAAAACTCCAAGTCCCACAGTAGTCGGTCAGATAGATCACCATCCTCCCGCAAAGGGATGGATGGACACCAAGCCCGAATTCAAACCGGGCAACTTCCTTTATGCCGCCAAGGCCTCGGCCCTGGAGACCGTGGGCCTGCCCAACCCCCGGGACTGGTCGCCCACCGACGACGACTGGAAGCTCCCGGCCGACTGGAAGGGCATCGTACGCGAGGGCATGGCCGAGCGCCTGCAGCGTTTCCGCAGCTTCAAGCTGTTCATGGACATCTGCGTGCGTTGCGGGGCCTGCGCCGACAAGTGCCACTTCTTCATCGGCAGCGGCGATCCCAAGAACATGCCGGTGCTCAGGGCCGAGCTGATCCGCAGCATCTACCGCGGCGAGATGAAGACCGCGGGCAAGATCCTGGGCAAGCTGGCCGGCGGGCGCAAGCTCACCGAAGACGTCATCAAGGAGTGGTTCTACTACTTCTTCCAATGCACCGAGTGCCGCCGCTGCAGCGTGTTCTGCCCCTACGGCATCGACACCGCCGAGATCACCATCATCGCCCGCGAGATCATCAACCTGCTGGGCTGCAACATCGACTGGATCGCCTCCCCGGTGGCCAACTGCTTCATGACCGGTAACCACCTGGGACTCAAGCCCCACACCTTCAAGGAGAACATCGAGTACCTGCTCGACGACATCGAGGAGTACGTGGGGGTCAGGATCGAGCCCTCCTTCAACCGCAAGGGGGCCGAGATCCTCTTCGTCACCCCCTCGGGCGACGTCTTCGCCGAGCCGGGCATCTTCACCCTCATGGGCTACCTGATGCTCTTCGAGCACATCGGCCTGGACTACACCTGGTCCACCTACGCCTCCGAGGGCGGCAACTTCGGCTTCTTCACCTCCCACGAGATGATGAAGCGCCTCAACGCCAAGATGTACGCCGAGTCCAAGCGCCTGGGGGTCAAGTGGATCCTGGGCGGCGAGTGCGGCCACATGTGGCGGGTGGTGCACCAATACATGGACACCCTCAACGGGCCGGCCGATTGGCTGGAGATGCCGGTGAGCCCTCTGACCGGCACCCGCTTCGAGAACGCGGCGTCCACCAAGATGGTGCACATCACCGAGTTCACCGCCGACCTGATCAAGAACAACAAGCTCAAGCTGGACCCCAGCCAGAACGACCACATCATCCCCACCTTCCACGACTCCTGCAACACCAGCCGGGGCATGGGCATGTTGGAGGAGCCGCGCTACGTCCTCAACAACGTGTGCAACAACTTCGTGGACATGGCGCCCCAGGTGACCCGGGAAAACACCTTCTGCTGCGGATCGGGATCTGGCCTCAACGCCGGCGAGTACCTGGAGATGCGCTTCCGGGGCGGCCTGCCCCGGGCCAACGCGGTCAAGCGGGTGCACGAGGACCACGGGGTGAACATGCTCTCGTGCGTGTGCGCCATCGACCGCGCGGTCTTCCCGGCCCTCATGGACTACTGGGTGCCGGGGGTCGGCGTCTGCGGGCTCAGCGAGCTGGTGGCCAACGCTCTGGTCATGGAAGGCCAGGGCGAGCGCGAGTACAACTTGCGCGGCGAAGAGAACCCTTCGTACAAGCCCCCCGCGGAGGAAGAAGCCCCCGCCGAAGCCGGAGAGGAGGGTGAGGAGTAA